Proteins found in one Rhizobium sp. BT04 genomic segment:
- a CDS encoding malonyl-CoA synthase — MSNHLFDAMRAAAPGDAPFIRINSTRTWTYDDAFALSGRLAGAMDTLGIRPGDRVAVQVEKSAEALILYLACLRTGAVYLPLNTAYTLAELDYFIGDAEPRLVVVASAAREGVETIAKPHGAIVETLDADGSGSLLDLARDEPADFVDASRAADDLAAILYTSGTTGRSKGAMLTHGNLLSNALTLRDYWRVTAGDRLIHALPIFHTHGLFVATNVTLLAGASMFLLSKFDADEVVALMPEATMLMGVPTFYVRLLQSPHLDREVVANIRLFISGSAPLLAETHTEFQARTGHAILERYGMTETNMNTSNPYEGKRIAGTVGFPLPDVTVRVTDPATGLELPPEETGMIEIKGPNVFKGYWRMPEKTAAEFTADGFFISGDLGKIDRDGYIHIVGRGKDLVISGGYNIYPKEVEGEIDQIQGVVESAVIGVPHPDFGEGVTAVVVCKPGSVLDEKTIVNALQGRLARYKQPKRIIFAEDLPRNTMGKVQKNILRQQYADLYTRT, encoded by the coding sequence GTGAGCAACCATCTTTTTGACGCCATGCGGGCGGCTGCGCCCGGTGACGCACCGTTCATCCGCATCAATAGCACCCGCACATGGACCTATGACGACGCCTTCGCTCTTTCCGGCCGCCTTGCCGGCGCGATGGATACGCTCGGCATTCGCCCCGGCGATCGGGTGGCGGTGCAAGTCGAGAAAAGTGCCGAGGCATTGATCCTCTATCTCGCCTGTCTTCGGACCGGCGCGGTCTACCTGCCGCTCAACACCGCCTATACGCTGGCTGAACTCGATTACTTCATCGGCGATGCGGAGCCGCGTTTGGTGGTTGTCGCGTCGGCTGCTCGGGAAGGCGTGGAGACGATCGCCAAGCCTCACGGCGCGATCGTCGAAACGCTCGATGCCGATGGCAGCGGCTCGTTGCTGGATCTCGCCCGTGATGAGCCGGCCGACTTTGTCGACGCCTCGCGCGCTGCCGATGATCTGGCTGCGATCCTCTACACCTCGGGAACGACGGGACGTTCCAAGGGGGCGATGCTCACCCATGGGAACCTGCTCTCGAACGCCCTGACCTTGCGAGACTATTGGCGCGTTACCGCCGGTGATCGGCTGATCCATGCCTTGCCCATCTTCCACACGCATGGGCTGTTCGTCGCCACGAATGTCACGCTGCTCGCCGGCGCCTCGATGTTCCTGCTGTCGAAATTCGACGCCGACGAGGTCGTTGCGCTGATGCCTGAGGCAACGATGCTGATGGGCGTGCCGACCTTCTACGTGCGCCTCCTGCAAAGCCCGCACCTCGACAGAGAGGTCGTTGCCAACATCCGCCTGTTCATTTCCGGTTCGGCGCCCCTGCTTGCCGAAACCCATACCGAGTTCCAGGCCCGCACCGGTCACGCCATTCTCGAGCGTTACGGCATGACGGAAACCAATATGAACACGTCAAACCCTTATGAGGGGAAACGCATTGCCGGAACGGTCGGCTTCCCGCTGCCTGATGTGACGGTGCGCGTCACCGATCCCGCCACCGGGCTCGAGCTGCCGCCTGAGGAAACGGGCATGATCGAGATCAAGGGGCCGAACGTCTTCAAAGGTTATTGGCGCATGCCGGAAAAGACCGCGGCCGAATTCACCGCCGACGGTTTCTTCATCAGCGGCGATCTCGGCAAGATCGACCGGGACGGCTATATCCACATCGTCGGTCGCGGCAAGGATCTGGTGATTTCGGGTGGATACAACATCTATCCGAAGGAGGTCGAGGGCGAGATCGACCAGATCCAGGGTGTGGTCGAGAGCGCCGTCATCGGCGTGCCACATCCCGATTTCGGAGAAGGCGTAACGGCCGTCGTCGTCTGCAAGCCCGGCTCCGTCCTCGATGAAAAGACCATCGTCAACGCCCTCCAGGGCCGTCTCGCGCGCTATAAACAACCTAAACGCATCATCTTCGCCGAGGACTTGCCGCGCAACACGATGGGCAAGGTTCAGAAAAACATCCTGCGGCAGCAATACGCCGATCTTTACACAAGGACCTAG
- a CDS encoding GntR family transcriptional regulator, translating to MSENAGRWLRDEIENSILSNEFSPGERLDEMVLATRFGVSRTPVREALMQLDAIGLIEIRPRRGAVVIDPGPHRVYEMFEVMAELEGLAGSLAARRLDKTSREAITATHSRCEQSAAAGDSDAYYYDNEEFHKAIYAAGRSEFLEEQCVQLHRRLRPYRRLQLRVRNRLSTSFSEHCAIVDAIFAGDGDEARRLLRTHVGIQGERFSDLVASMATR from the coding sequence ATGTCCGAAAATGCAGGCCGATGGCTTCGGGATGAGATTGAAAATTCAATCCTTTCCAACGAGTTCTCCCCCGGTGAGCGGCTCGACGAAATGGTGCTTGCGACGCGTTTCGGGGTCTCCCGCACACCGGTGCGCGAGGCACTGATGCAGCTCGATGCGATCGGCCTTATCGAAATTCGGCCGCGCAGAGGCGCTGTCGTTATCGATCCGGGGCCGCACCGCGTCTATGAGATGTTCGAGGTGATGGCCGAGCTGGAGGGCCTGGCCGGATCGCTCGCCGCACGACGGCTGGACAAGACCTCCCGGGAAGCGATCACGGCCACCCACAGCCGCTGCGAGCAATCGGCCGCTGCCGGCGACAGCGACGCCTATTATTACGACAATGAGGAGTTCCATAAGGCCATCTACGCAGCCGGCCGCAGCGAATTCCTCGAGGAGCAATGTGTGCAATTGCACCGGCGCCTACGGCCTTACCGCCGCCTCCAGCTGCGCGTGCGCAACCGCCTGTCGACCTCCTTCTCGGAACATTGCGCCATCGTCGACGCGATCTTTGCCGGAGACGGCGATGAAGCCCGTCGCCTGCTGCGGACGCATGTCGGCATTCAGGGAGAGAGGTTCAGCGATCTGGTCGCCAGCATGGCAACCAGATGA
- a CDS encoding SLC13 family permease encodes MGIELLAIGLLVAMFVIATIQPINMGALAFAGAFVLGSLIIGMKTNDIFAGFPSDLFLTLVAVTYLFAIAQINGTIDWLVECAVRLVRGRIGLIPWVMFLVAAVITGFGALGPAAVAILAPVALSFAVQYRIHPVMMGLMVIHGAQAGGFSPISIYGGITNQIVAKAGLPFAPTSLFLSSFFFNLAIAVLVFFIFGGAKVMKQDPASLGPLPELHPEGVSASIRGHGGTPAKPIREHAYGTAADTASTLRLNNERITTLIGLTALGIGALVFKFNVGLVAMTVAVALALLSPKTQKAAIDKVSWSTVLLIAGIITYVGVMEKAGTVDYVANGISSLGMPLLVALLLCFTGAIVSAFASSTALLGAIIPLAVPFLLQGHVSAIGVVAAIAISTTIVDTSPFSTNGALVVANAPDDRREQVLRQLLIYSALIAIIGPIVAWLVFVVPGLV; translated from the coding sequence ATGGGTATTGAATTACTGGCCATAGGCCTGCTGGTCGCTATGTTCGTCATTGCGACGATCCAGCCGATCAACATGGGTGCGCTCGCCTTTGCCGGCGCCTTCGTGCTCGGCTCTCTGATCATCGGCATGAAAACCAACGATATATTTGCCGGCTTTCCGAGTGATCTGTTCCTGACGCTCGTCGCCGTCACCTACCTCTTCGCCATAGCGCAGATCAACGGCACGATCGACTGGCTCGTCGAATGTGCCGTCCGCCTGGTGCGCGGGCGTATCGGTTTGATTCCCTGGGTGATGTTCCTGGTCGCCGCCGTCATTACCGGGTTCGGTGCTCTCGGTCCCGCCGCGGTCGCCATTCTCGCACCCGTCGCCTTGAGCTTTGCCGTGCAGTACCGCATTCACCCGGTCATGATGGGCCTGATGGTGATCCACGGCGCGCAGGCGGGCGGCTTCTCGCCGATCAGCATCTATGGCGGTATCACCAACCAGATCGTTGCGAAGGCCGGCCTGCCTTTTGCGCCGACCTCACTGTTTCTCTCCAGCTTCTTTTTCAATCTGGCGATCGCCGTGCTGGTTTTCTTCATTTTCGGCGGCGCAAAGGTGATGAAGCAAGATCCGGCATCGCTTGGCCCCTTGCCCGAACTCCATCCCGAGGGCGTATCGGCGTCGATCAGAGGTCACGGCGGCACGCCGGCAAAACCGATCAGGGAACATGCCTATGGAACGGCGGCCGATACCGCGTCGACGTTGCGTCTCAACAATGAGAGAATTACCACCTTGATCGGCCTGACGGCGCTCGGCATCGGCGCCCTGGTTTTCAAGTTCAACGTCGGCCTCGTGGCGATGACGGTGGCTGTCGCCCTCGCGCTCTTGTCACCGAAGACCCAGAAGGCGGCAATCGACAAGGTCAGCTGGTCGACGGTGCTGCTGATTGCCGGCATCATCACCTATGTCGGCGTCATGGAGAAGGCCGGGACGGTCGATTACGTGGCGAACGGCATATCGAGTCTCGGCATGCCGCTGCTGGTGGCGCTCCTCCTTTGCTTTACAGGCGCCATCGTCTCGGCCTTTGCCTCCTCGACCGCGCTGCTCGGCGCGATCATCCCGCTCGCCGTTCCATTCCTCCTGCAGGGGCACGTCAGCGCCATCGGGGTGGTTGCGGCAATCGCCATCTCGACGACGATCGTCGATACCAGCCCATTTTCCACCAACGGCGCGCTTGTCGTCGCCAATGCGCCGGATGACAGGCGAGAGCAGGTGCTGCGACAGTTGCTGATCTACAGCGCGCTGATCGCGATCATCGGCCCGATCGTCGCCTGGCTGGTGTTCGTTGTGCCGGGTCTGGTCTGA
- a CDS encoding LysR family transcriptional regulator: protein MTFEQLSIFVAVAEREHLTNAASAIGLTPSAVSSAIRNLETSYGVELFHRVGRRIELTSEGRVFLGEARATLARAKAAALVLSDLGGLQKGELVVFASQTIASYWLPAMLMRFKIRYPGIDLKLMIGNTTTAAKAVLDGLAEAGFVEGSVDEPALNVQPLAEDELLVVVGPRHPWARGKSIAPADLVSGTKWVMREKGSGTRSAFEAAISNLGIGPEDLAVALELPSNEAVISAAREGLCATVVSGAVAAPLLTQGLLVKARFPLPSRQFAILRHKQRHPSRASLALETICREDKATEIKNWDDWAL from the coding sequence ATGACCTTCGAACAGCTCTCTATTTTCGTCGCGGTGGCCGAGCGCGAGCACCTGACCAACGCCGCCTCCGCCATCGGGTTGACGCCATCGGCCGTCAGCTCGGCTATCCGCAATCTCGAGACCTCCTATGGCGTCGAGCTTTTCCATCGCGTCGGACGCCGCATAGAGTTGACATCTGAAGGACGGGTGTTTCTGGGGGAGGCAAGAGCGACGCTCGCACGCGCAAAAGCCGCAGCGCTCGTCTTGTCCGATCTCGGCGGCCTGCAAAAGGGTGAACTGGTCGTTTTTGCGAGCCAGACGATCGCAAGCTATTGGCTGCCGGCGATGTTGATGCGTTTCAAGATCCGCTACCCGGGCATCGATCTGAAGCTGATGATCGGCAACACGACCACGGCGGCAAAAGCGGTACTCGATGGATTGGCCGAAGCCGGCTTCGTCGAAGGCAGCGTCGATGAGCCGGCGCTGAATGTGCAGCCCCTTGCCGAGGATGAACTCCTTGTCGTCGTCGGCCCGCGCCATCCCTGGGCGCGCGGCAAATCAATTGCACCGGCGGACCTTGTTTCGGGCACAAAATGGGTCATGCGCGAAAAGGGCTCCGGAACCCGGTCGGCTTTCGAGGCGGCGATTTCCAATCTCGGCATCGGCCCCGAAGATCTGGCCGTCGCGCTTGAACTGCCATCGAACGAGGCGGTCATATCGGCAGCAAGAGAGGGCCTCTGCGCGACGGTCGTGTCGGGGGCCGTGGCCGCGCCGCTCTTGACGCAAGGCCTGCTGGTAAAGGCGCGTTTCCCTCTGCCGTCCCGCCAATTTGCAATCCTGCGGCATAAACAAAGGCACCCTAGTCGCGCCTCGTTGGCGCTGGAAACGATTTGCCGCGAGGATAAAGCCACCGAAATTAAAAATTGGGATGATTGGGCGCTCTAA
- a CDS encoding malonyl-CoA decarboxylase, translated as MSEASFFTDMLQSITDRGRQLLFSGARATQVAAKADLQTLCEMLLSSRGEASGMALAAEILDRWEALESEGAQTFLDMLHEKFGPDTARLDQAIDNYRTDKSSAAVIALHQAAEPRRQELLRRLNHAPNGTAKLVRMRQQLLASKDQSEGYHALDADFTHLFGSWFNRGFLTLRPIDWSTPAYILEKIIKYEAVHEIAGWEELRRRLAPADRRCFAFFHPRLADEPLVFVEVALTRSVPSAIGDVLVEGREQINADEATTAVFYSISNCQDGLRGISFGNFLIKQVVDDLRRDLPGLKNFVTLSPVPGFARWLAKARASTAESFLPEAARQTLILLDDPNWPNNESSAAEVERVLLPLAARYFLTERTPEGRPVDPVARFHLGNGARLERLNFLGDRSAKAMQQAHGLMVNYLYKLDDIVANHEALAQRGEVIASPAVKSLLNQNDESRRSGNGQQGSRPFAQIVNSTLGGGRK; from the coding sequence ATGTCTGAGGCTTCCTTCTTCACCGACATGCTGCAGAGCATCACCGATCGCGGACGCCAGCTGCTGTTTTCCGGCGCGCGCGCCACCCAGGTAGCAGCCAAGGCCGATCTCCAGACACTCTGTGAAATGCTGCTGTCGAGCCGGGGCGAAGCCTCGGGCATGGCGCTTGCGGCCGAAATCCTCGATCGCTGGGAGGCGCTCGAAAGCGAAGGCGCGCAAACATTCCTCGATATGCTGCATGAAAAGTTCGGACCCGACACGGCCAGGCTCGACCAGGCGATCGATAACTACCGCACCGATAAAAGCTCTGCCGCGGTCATTGCCCTTCACCAGGCAGCCGAGCCGCGGCGACAGGAACTCCTGCGCCGATTGAACCACGCGCCGAACGGCACCGCCAAACTCGTCCGGATGCGCCAGCAACTGCTTGCTTCCAAAGACCAATCCGAAGGTTATCACGCGCTTGATGCCGACTTTACCCATCTGTTCGGCTCCTGGTTCAATCGGGGCTTCCTGACGCTGCGCCCGATCGACTGGTCGACGCCGGCTTATATCCTTGAAAAGATCATCAAATACGAGGCCGTGCACGAGATCGCCGGCTGGGAGGAGTTGCGCCGTCGTTTGGCGCCGGCCGACCGCCGATGCTTTGCCTTCTTCCATCCCCGGCTGGCCGACGAGCCGCTGGTGTTCGTCGAGGTGGCGCTGACACGATCGGTGCCGAGCGCGATCGGAGACGTGCTCGTCGAGGGGAGGGAGCAGATCAATGCCGACGAGGCGACGACGGCCGTTTTCTATTCGATCTCCAACTGCCAGGATGGCCTGCGCGGAATCTCGTTCGGCAACTTCCTAATCAAGCAGGTCGTCGACGACCTGCGCAGGGACCTGCCCGGCCTGAAGAATTTCGTGACGCTGTCGCCGGTGCCGGGCTTTGCCCGTTGGCTTGCCAAGGCGCGCGCCTCGACCGCCGAAAGCTTCTTGCCCGAAGCGGCCCGCCAGACGCTGATCTTGCTGGACGATCCGAACTGGCCAAACAATGAGAGCAGCGCGGCCGAAGTGGAGCGCGTATTGCTGCCGCTGGCGGCGCGCTATTTCCTGACCGAGCGGACGCCGGAGGGCCGCCCCGTCGACCCCGTCGCCCGCTTCCATCTCGGCAACGGCGCTCGACTGGAAAGACTGAATTTTCTCGGCGACCGCTCGGCCAAGGCGATGCAGCAGGCCCACGGCCTGATGGTCAACTACCTCTACAAGCTCGACGATATCGTGGCCAACCACGAGGCTCTCGCGCAGCGCGGTGAAGTGATTGCCTCGCCTGCGGTCAAAAGCCTGCTCAACCAGAATGACGAAAGCCGCCGCAGCGGCAATGGCCAGCAAGGCTCCCGGCCATTCGCACAGATAGTGAACTCAACGCTTGGAGGAGGGCGAAAGTGA
- a CDS encoding acyl CoA:acetate/3-ketoacid CoA transferase — protein MQVISSQQAADLLEDGMTVAASGFGGCCHPEAITAAVEKRFLASGKPRNLTLLFAASTGDRQTRGMGHFGYEGLVACVIAGGWRGTPRLGRLAIEEKIEAHCWPQGVIAQLYRAIAAGQPGVVTHIGLGSFMDPLHGGGRMNATTPRALVERVSLRGKEWLLYPSMPLDCVLLRGTTADEDGNITLEDEAFPLDVLAMAQAGRNSGGIVVVQVKRIAERGSLQPNDVRIPAVLVDYVVVCDDPAEHGVSFAETDNIAYTGRVRMAVSRLQPAPLSVDKIIQRRAFLELAPLNRPTINLGIGIAAGIGRIAGEEGFDDYTVTIESGVIGGVPAEELSFGAAVNPTAIVPQASQFDFYDGGGLDIAFLGMAEVDRHGAVNVSRFNNSIVGVGGFTNISQTAKHVVYLGAFSAGGAEIAVADGKLDITRDGRVCKIVDHVDQISSSPVFAPEGQSQLVVTERAVFRVIDGCLTLTEYAPGIDLAAHVLDRLPKGVAVSDQLEQMDARLFSTHAMKDFVP, from the coding sequence ATGCAGGTCATCTCTTCACAACAAGCTGCGGATCTCCTCGAAGACGGGATGACGGTCGCCGCTTCGGGTTTTGGAGGATGCTGCCATCCCGAGGCCATCACGGCGGCCGTCGAGAAGCGCTTCCTCGCCTCCGGAAAACCTCGCAACCTGACTCTTCTGTTTGCCGCCAGCACCGGCGATCGTCAGACACGCGGCATGGGACATTTTGGTTATGAAGGTCTTGTCGCCTGCGTGATCGCCGGGGGATGGCGCGGGACACCGCGCCTTGGGAGGCTGGCGATCGAGGAAAAGATCGAAGCGCATTGCTGGCCGCAGGGCGTCATCGCGCAGCTCTACCGGGCGATTGCCGCCGGTCAGCCTGGCGTGGTCACCCATATCGGGCTCGGCTCTTTCATGGATCCGCTGCATGGCGGCGGCCGCATGAATGCGACGACGCCGCGTGCGCTTGTCGAGCGTGTGTCGTTGCGCGGCAAGGAATGGCTGCTTTATCCGTCGATGCCGCTCGACTGCGTGCTGTTGCGCGGAACGACGGCCGACGAGGATGGCAATATCACCCTCGAGGACGAGGCCTTCCCGCTCGACGTGCTTGCCATGGCGCAGGCAGGCCGCAATTCCGGCGGTATCGTCGTCGTCCAGGTCAAGCGGATTGCCGAGCGCGGCTCGCTGCAGCCCAACGACGTTCGCATCCCGGCAGTGCTGGTCGATTATGTCGTGGTCTGCGATGATCCGGCTGAGCACGGCGTCAGTTTCGCCGAGACTGACAATATCGCTTACACCGGGCGCGTCCGGATGGCGGTGAGCCGCCTGCAGCCGGCGCCGCTGTCGGTCGACAAGATTATTCAGCGCCGCGCCTTCCTGGAATTGGCGCCGCTCAATCGTCCGACGATCAACCTCGGCATCGGCATTGCCGCCGGGATCGGCCGCATCGCCGGCGAAGAGGGATTCGACGATTATACGGTGACGATCGAATCCGGCGTCATCGGCGGCGTGCCGGCCGAGGAGCTGTCCTTCGGCGCTGCCGTCAATCCGACCGCCATCGTCCCACAGGCATCACAGTTTGATTTTTACGACGGCGGCGGCCTCGATATCGCCTTTCTCGGCATGGCCGAGGTGGATCGGCACGGGGCGGTCAATGTCAGCCGTTTCAACAATTCCATCGTCGGGGTCGGCGGCTTCACCAATATTTCGCAGACGGCCAAGCACGTTGTCTATCTCGGCGCATTCTCGGCCGGCGGCGCGGAAATTGCGGTTGCCGACGGCAAGCTCGACATCACTAGGGATGGCAGAGTTTGCAAGATCGTCGACCATGTCGACCAAATCAGTTCGAGCCCGGTCTTTGCGCCGGAAGGCCAGTCACAGCTCGTCGTCACCGAGCGGGCCGTCTTTCGGGTGATCGACGGATGCCTGACCCTGACGGAGTATGCCCCCGGCATCGATCTTGCCGCCCATGTTCTCGACCGCCTGCCGAAGGGCGTCGCGGTATCGGATCAGCTGGAACAGATGGATGCGCGCCTGTTTTCCACCCATGCGATGAAGGACTTTGTCCCATGA
- a CDS encoding YeiH family protein: MLISASRPLSLPSVLPGLVLCAAVTLIAHLVERLQIMIFGSHWIESLVLAILIGIVVRSSIRLPRTFIPGIQFAAKTLLEIAVVLLGASLSTAAVRQAGLPLVGGIAVLVALSLAGSFLIGRLLGLSTSLAMLVACGNSICGNSAIAAAAPVIGAKPDEVAASIAFTALLGIGAVLTLPLLHLFFGLSAVQYGVFAGVTAYAVPQVLAATASAGAVSTQVGTLVKLIRVMMLGPVILMLGTLHGRRGGGSAIHLRHVLPWFILGFAAMAALRSLGAIPAPLLPAMSAVSATFTVTAMAALGLSVDIGSVSHTGGRVLAAAALSLLALAALGLCLIGLLNIA; this comes from the coding sequence ATGCTCATCTCTGCCTCACGTCCCCTGTCGCTTCCTTCTGTCCTGCCGGGCCTTGTCCTTTGTGCGGCAGTCACGCTCATTGCACACCTGGTTGAGCGGCTGCAGATCATGATTTTCGGCTCGCATTGGATCGAGAGCCTCGTGCTTGCTATTCTGATCGGCATCGTCGTGCGCTCTTCGATCCGGCTGCCGCGGACTTTCATTCCCGGCATCCAGTTCGCCGCCAAGACGCTTCTCGAAATTGCCGTCGTGTTGCTCGGCGCTTCGCTCAGCACGGCTGCCGTCAGGCAGGCCGGACTGCCGCTCGTCGGTGGAATTGCCGTTCTGGTTGCTCTGTCTTTGGCCGGCAGCTTTCTGATCGGGCGGCTCTTGGGGCTGTCGACCAGCCTTGCGATGTTGGTTGCTTGCGGCAACTCGATCTGCGGCAATTCTGCGATTGCCGCTGCGGCGCCGGTGATCGGCGCCAAGCCGGACGAGGTCGCCGCCTCGATCGCTTTTACCGCGCTGCTCGGCATCGGTGCAGTGCTGACGCTGCCGCTTCTTCACCTGTTCTTTGGTCTCAGCGCCGTTCAATATGGCGTTTTTGCAGGAGTGACAGCCTATGCCGTCCCGCAGGTGTTGGCGGCCACGGCTTCTGCCGGCGCCGTCAGCACCCAGGTGGGCACACTCGTCAAGCTGATCCGGGTGATGATGCTCGGACCGGTCATCCTGATGCTTGGCACGCTGCATGGCCGCCGTGGTGGTGGCTCCGCAATCCATCTCCGCCATGTTCTGCCGTGGTTCATTCTCGGTTTTGCGGCCATGGCAGCGCTTCGGTCGCTCGGCGCGATCCCGGCGCCGCTGCTGCCGGCAATGTCGGCCGTCTCCGCCACCTTCACCGTCACCGCGATGGCCGCTTTGGGCCTCTCCGTCGATATCGGGTCCGTCAGCCATACAGGTGGCCGGGTCCTCGCCGCGGCGGCGCTGTCGCTGCTGGCGCTGGCGGCCCTTGGGCTTTGCCTGATCGGGCTGCTGAATATTGCCTGA
- a CDS encoding DMT family transporter — translation MKTKAAIANAGNLIITGVVLMLLGDLLFALNDAMGKWLVASFAVGQVLVIRSVGAFIVLGPMIVRQGPMALFHVEQKGLQFIRVFMATGDVALFYAAVAYLPLADVMTFYMAGPIYIAALSHFFLGEKIGWRRWLAVLIGFAGVVIALRPSTAMLSLPSLFGLAGSLSFGLSLVMSRYLRSTSDTTLVTWQTVAALLTGIVLSVGHWQPAKLVDWSGMLLLGIIATCAHLLITRSLKLAPASLLAPLQYTLLLWAIILGYIFFNDVPDAQIIVGAAIIVVAGLFIFHRKNLKETVPAEAVPPDGH, via the coding sequence ATGAAGACCAAGGCGGCGATAGCCAATGCCGGAAACCTGATCATAACAGGTGTCGTGCTGATGCTGCTCGGCGATCTGCTCTTTGCGCTGAACGATGCGATGGGCAAGTGGCTGGTCGCAAGCTTTGCCGTCGGCCAGGTGCTGGTGATCCGCTCGGTCGGCGCTTTCATTGTGCTAGGCCCCATGATCGTGCGGCAAGGGCCGATGGCCTTGTTCCACGTCGAGCAGAAAGGCCTGCAGTTCATACGTGTTTTCATGGCGACTGGCGATGTCGCGCTGTTTTACGCCGCCGTCGCCTATCTGCCGCTCGCAGACGTCATGACCTTCTATATGGCCGGGCCGATCTACATTGCGGCGCTCTCACATTTCTTTCTCGGAGAAAAAATCGGCTGGCGGCGTTGGCTGGCTGTTCTGATCGGCTTCGCAGGCGTCGTCATCGCGCTGCGTCCGTCTACCGCAATGCTGTCGCTTCCATCGCTCTTCGGCCTTGCGGGCAGCCTTTCCTTTGGGCTGTCGCTGGTCATGAGCCGCTATCTGCGCTCGACCAGCGATACGACGCTCGTGACATGGCAGACGGTTGCCGCCCTCCTCACCGGCATCGTCTTGAGCGTCGGCCACTGGCAGCCGGCAAAGCTCGTCGACTGGTCCGGCATGCTGCTGCTCGGCATCATCGCCACCTGCGCACATCTGCTCATCACGCGCTCGCTGAAGCTCGCACCGGCATCGCTGCTCGCGCCGCTGCAATATACGCTGCTGCTCTGGGCAATCATCCTCGGCTATATCTTCTTCAATGATGTTCCCGATGCGCAGATCATTGTCGGTGCGGCAATTATCGTCGTCGCCGGGCTCTTCATCTTCCACCGGAAGAACCTGAAAGAGACGGTCCCGGCTGAGGCCGTCCCGCCCGACGGCCATTGA
- a CDS encoding cold-shock protein, with product MPTGTVKFFNDDKGFGFITPEDGGQDVFVHVSALQRGGSLREGDKVSFEVGQDRKTGKSKAENVSTI from the coding sequence ATGCCGACAGGTACGGTTAAATTCTTCAATGACGACAAGGGCTTCGGCTTTATTACCCCGGAAGACGGCGGACAGGACGTGTTCGTGCACGTGTCTGCGTTGCAACGCGGCGGTTCGCTCCGCGAAGGTGACAAGGTCAGCTTCGAGGTCGGACAGGATCGCAAGACCGGAAAATCGAAGGCTGAGAACGTCTCGACCATCTGA
- a CDS encoding DUF982 domain-containing protein yields MRHDFWDEPVEVIIGDGDHLKSIRNSRDALAYLMTCWPGKKAASFAVAKRICTDAVDGRADSSAAALAFKVAAEEAGVLR; encoded by the coding sequence ATGCGCCATGATTTTTGGGACGAGCCCGTTGAGGTCATCATTGGGGATGGCGACCACCTTAAGAGTATCCGCAACAGCAGGGACGCGCTCGCCTATCTCATGACCTGTTGGCCGGGCAAGAAAGCAGCATCCTTTGCCGTCGCGAAGAGGATCTGCACGGATGCCGTCGACGGGCGAGCCGATTCATCTGCGGCCGCATTGGCATTCAAAGTCGCGGCGGAAGAAGCCGGCGTCCTCCGTTAA